One segment of Spirochaetota bacterium DNA contains the following:
- a CDS encoding glycosyltransferase family 87 protein has translation MSTLLAGAIRTIRENGKMRASLIFFAAIFIIALLFPLAFSPFVGKAYRSLDWFPMSTPGGDYQVTYDYLHRYLSGTTIYDKAFTKIYSEGHLSYPPLHALIFVPIVMPFTFSSSYAAWRVIIVLLTVLSLWFASRIVAHRWLAFVFLVFLYLSSTFMQFTLERGQTDVLILFLTSVFLYCYLVRKNTILTALFFTLAACVKLFPAVFIVFFLVRKDIKVILWSALFFFIIVFATGWQNWVAWGTSLISFTSGIQIGHEVDHSFTYLMNGLLSSAPGLAGLAAKGIPLLLFAVIIALTALKKDKRATALLEIAVISVIVDMMPPWAANYKLITLAFLFLLPFHVLQTEDIGERSSKYHYGFLFLCFLLITPLYNETYARLPYSFIALITPLQFMLPNPLQTIVERRVAIVLVLLVLYMIVLAGASLLRERGLGAWIERLKRPALISGIAIFACAIVAGAVHFALRYKDEAQRYRTAIAAFGVEKSIADGVAVCGYTVQRMHGINYEFEIIYRLTRPMRRHWAIFLHGRWADGSGNVQGMNFYPDAVTMFWPRGRYTVIRKTVQLTPCVQNVIVGFFDLSSGNRFGTEAPLGRIDLGAIHTNALQPVHKR, from the coding sequence ATGAGCACCCTCCTTGCCGGAGCGATACGGACCATACGGGAAAATGGGAAGATGCGTGCATCCCTTATCTTCTTCGCGGCGATCTTCATCATAGCACTTCTGTTCCCGCTCGCGTTCTCGCCGTTCGTCGGAAAGGCATATAGATCGCTCGACTGGTTCCCCATGAGCACCCCCGGCGGTGATTATCAGGTGACCTATGATTATCTGCACCGCTACCTTTCAGGGACAACGATATACGACAAGGCGTTCACAAAGATATATTCCGAGGGGCATCTTTCCTATCCGCCGCTCCATGCGCTCATCTTCGTGCCGATCGTCATGCCGTTCACGTTCTCATCGAGCTATGCAGCATGGCGGGTGATCATCGTCCTCCTCACGGTCCTTTCCCTGTGGTTCGCATCACGCATCGTCGCCCATCGCTGGCTGGCGTTCGTATTCCTCGTTTTTCTTTATCTATCATCGACGTTCATGCAATTCACCCTTGAACGCGGGCAGACAGATGTGCTCATCCTGTTCCTGACATCGGTGTTCCTCTACTGCTATCTGGTACGCAAGAACACGATACTCACGGCCCTGTTCTTTACGCTCGCGGCATGTGTAAAACTTTTCCCGGCGGTGTTCATCGTTTTCTTTCTTGTCCGAAAGGATATAAAAGTCATTCTGTGGTCTGCACTCTTTTTCTTCATTATCGTATTCGCCACCGGCTGGCAGAATTGGGTCGCATGGGGAACAAGCCTCATTTCATTCACGAGCGGCATTCAGATCGGCCATGAGGTCGATCATTCATTCACCTATCTCATGAACGGTCTTTTGAGCAGCGCTCCCGGCCTTGCAGGGCTTGCCGCAAAAGGCATACCCCTCCTGCTTTTCGCGGTCATTATAGCCCTTACTGCCCTGAAAAAGGACAAGCGGGCGACTGCACTCCTGGAGATAGCCGTCATCTCGGTCATCGTCGATATGATGCCGCCATGGGCTGCAAATTATAAATTGATAACGCTTGCCTTTCTTTTCCTGCTCCCGTTCCATGTCTTACAGACCGAGGATATCGGTGAGCGCTCGAGCAAATATCACTATGGATTCCTCTTTCTCTGTTTTCTGCTCATCACCCCATTGTACAACGAGACATACGCACGTCTCCCCTATTCGTTCATCGCCCTTATCACGCCGCTGCAGTTCATGCTGCCGAACCCGCTGCAGACCATCGTTGAGCGCCGCGTTGCGATCGTTCTTGTGCTTCTCGTTCTCTATATGATCGTGCTAGCCGGCGCATCGCTCCTGCGCGAACGCGGTCTTGGTGCGTGGATAGAACGATTGAAGCGGCCTGCACTGATCTCCGGCATCGCTATATTTGCGTGTGCTATCGTTGCCGGTGCTGTGCACTTCGCTCTCCGATATAAAGATGAAGCACAGCGGTACCGAACGGCAATAGCCGCTTTCGGTGTCGAAAAGAGCATTGCGGATGGTGTTGCTGTATGCGGATATACCGTGCAGCGCATGCATGGCATCAATTATGAATTTGAGATCATCTATCGATTAACAAGACCGATGCGGCGTCATTGGGCGATATTCTTACACGGGCGCTGGGCGGACGGCAGCGGCAATGTGCAGGGCATGAATTTCTATCCCGATGCGGTGACGATGTTCTGGCCGAGGGGACGGTATACCGTGATCAGGAAAACGGTGCAGCTCACTCCGTGCGTGCAGAACGTAATCGTCGGGTTTTTCGATCTGAGCTCAGGCAATCGATTCGGTACGGAAGCTCCGCTCGGCCGTATCGATCTTGGGGCGATCCATACGAATGCGCTACAGCCGGTGCACAAGAGATGA
- a CDS encoding GNAT family N-acetyltransferase — MEYEIIYDTASGFVAQSAKLHYDALSYRSFITFFGKGFLRELYTALLKDGNAFIAAAHEGTTLAGFLLGCFDSTKMIPTIVRRWYRFLPHILLGVVRNPSVIGKLVETLFYSEKEGEEIKPELVVIAVDGAIRSKGIGAGLVSVMDEEFKRRGVATYKVTVHNEMERSNHFYRKLGMTLAKSFTLYGVVWNVYTNTIGRRA; from the coding sequence ATGGAATATGAAATCATATACGACACCGCAAGCGGGTTCGTAGCACAGTCGGCGAAGCTGCACTATGACGCGCTGTCATATCGGAGTTTCATTACGTTCTTCGGGAAAGGATTTCTGCGCGAACTGTATACGGCATTGCTTAAGGACGGGAATGCGTTCATTGCTGCGGCGCATGAGGGAACGACGCTTGCTGGTTTCCTTCTCGGATGTTTTGACAGTACGAAAATGATCCCGACGATCGTGCGGCGATGGTATCGGTTCCTGCCGCATATCCTTCTTGGTGTAGTACGAAATCCTTCGGTCATCGGAAAACTTGTGGAAACGCTTTTCTATTCGGAAAAAGAGGGCGAGGAGATAAAGCCCGAGCTCGTGGTGATCGCGGTCGACGGAGCGATACGTTCGAAAGGCATAGGCGCCGGGCTGGTATCGGTGATGGACGAGGAGTTCAAGCGCCGGGGCGTTGCGACCTATAAGGTGACCGTGCATAACGAGATGGAGCGATCGAACCATTTTTACCGCAAGCTCGGCATGACGCTTGCGAAGTCGTTCACGCTGTACGGTGTCGTGTGGAACGTGTATACGAACACTATCGGCAGGAGAGCATAG
- the gmd gene encoding GDP-mannose 4,6-dehydratase: protein MKKALITGITGQDGSYLAELLIEKGYEVHGIVRRASVFNTERIEHLYRDPHNKNVVMKLHYGDLTDSSNLNRIIEKVEPNEIYNLGAQSHVQVSFEVPEYTAEVDAVGTLRLLDAIKEVGIKTKFYQASTSELYGKVQETPQKETTPFYPRSPYAVAKLYAYWVTVNYREAYNMYACNGILFNHESPRRGKTFVTRKITTAVARIKKGKQDKIFLGNLDAKRDWGYAKDFIEGMWLMLQQDTPDDFVLATGETHTVREFCEKAFRAAGMEIAWRGDGVNEKAIDTNSGKPVIEIDPRYFRPTEVDLLLGDPAKAKQKLGWVPKVTFEELVSMMVQYDLEHE from the coding sequence ATGAAGAAAGCACTTATAACCGGAATAACGGGGCAGGACGGCTCATATCTCGCGGAACTTCTCATCGAAAAGGGCTATGAGGTTCACGGCATAGTCCGCCGTGCATCGGTATTCAACACTGAACGGATAGAGCATCTGTACCGGGACCCGCATAATAAGAATGTAGTGATGAAGCTTCATTACGGAGACCTGACCGATTCGAGCAATTTGAACCGGATCATAGAGAAGGTCGAGCCAAATGAGATATATAATCTCGGCGCACAGTCCCATGTGCAGGTTTCCTTCGAAGTGCCTGAATACACGGCCGAGGTCGATGCTGTCGGGACATTACGGCTTCTGGACGCGATAAAAGAGGTCGGCATAAAGACGAAATTCTATCAGGCATCCACATCCGAGCTTTACGGCAAGGTGCAGGAAACTCCGCAGAAAGAGACGACACCGTTCTATCCCCGTTCTCCGTATGCGGTGGCAAAGCTTTATGCCTACTGGGTAACGGTGAATTACCGCGAGGCATACAATATGTACGCCTGTAACGGCATACTGTTCAATCACGAATCCCCCCGGCGCGGTAAGACGTTCGTTACGAGGAAAATAACGACCGCGGTCGCACGTATCAAGAAGGGTAAACAAGATAAGATATTCCTCGGCAATCTCGATGCAAAGCGGGACTGGGGCTATGCGAAAGATTTCATCGAAGGTATGTGGCTTATGCTGCAGCAGGATACCCCCGACGACTTTGTCCTTGCAACCGGGGAAACACACACCGTGCGCGAGTTCTGCGAGAAGGCGTTCCGCGCAGCAGGGATGGAGATCGCGTGGAGAGGCGACGGAGTGAATGAGAAAGCGATCGATACGAATTCCGGGAAGCCGGTCATCGAAATAGACCCGAGATATTTCCGGCCTACCGAGGTGGATCTCCTTCTCGGCGATCCGGCAAAGGCGAAACAGAAGCTCGGATGGGTCCCGAAGGTCACATTCGAGGAATTGGTCAGCATGATGGTACAGTACGACCTGGAGCATGAGTAG
- a CDS encoding DegT/DnrJ/EryC1/StrS family aminotransferase, producing MSMIPWAKPLFFEKEKKYLAQALDSTWISHGPFVEQFENEFLTWHGASYGITTSNGTTALQLALLGAGVGPGDEVIVPGFTFVAAGNMAIAVGAKPLFVEVDPETWCIDPTRIERAITPRTKAIIPVHLYGNVCDMDAIMEIAAKHKLFVIEDNAEAAFSKYKGRYAGTIGDIGCFSFQATKTITMGEGGFVISRDKAVHERMRVIRDHGMRKGKRYWHDVVGFNFRVTNMQAAVGCGQLARAKTIIEKKKQMYEWYRERLTNQSGIILQAIRDDVDPVIWAVALRVNEAVFQRTRDEIIEALLAADIETRPGFYPFSVLPLYQAQPMPICEEIGAHVLSLPSFPQLTEKEIGHICDVLIGLRK from the coding sequence ATGAGCATGATCCCATGGGCAAAACCGCTTTTTTTCGAAAAGGAAAAAAAGTACCTTGCACAAGCGCTCGATTCGACGTGGATATCCCATGGCCCGTTCGTTGAGCAATTCGAAAATGAATTCCTTACCTGGCACGGTGCTTCGTACGGCATTACTACATCGAACGGTACAACGGCGCTTCAGCTTGCACTGCTCGGTGCCGGTGTCGGGCCGGGAGACGAGGTCATTGTTCCGGGATTTACTTTCGTAGCCGCGGGGAATATGGCCATTGCCGTCGGGGCGAAACCGCTATTCGTCGAGGTTGATCCTGAGACTTGGTGCATCGATCCTACACGGATAGAGCGTGCGATCACACCGCGGACTAAGGCGATAATCCCTGTTCACCTGTACGGCAATGTGTGTGATATGGATGCGATAATGGAAATCGCAGCGAAGCACAAGCTTTTTGTCATCGAAGACAATGCTGAAGCGGCATTCTCGAAATACAAAGGGCGTTATGCCGGAACGATCGGGGATATCGGCTGTTTCAGCTTTCAGGCGACGAAAACGATCACCATGGGCGAGGGCGGTTTCGTGATCTCACGGGACAAAGCGGTCCATGAACGTATGCGGGTGATACGTGACCATGGGATGCGCAAGGGCAAACGCTACTGGCATGATGTCGTCGGTTTCAATTTCCGGGTGACGAACATGCAGGCGGCGGTAGGCTGCGGGCAGCTCGCGCGGGCAAAGACCATTATAGAGAAAAAGAAACAGATGTATGAGTGGTACCGCGAACGGCTTACGAACCAGTCCGGCATTATTCTGCAGGCGATCCGGGACGATGTTGATCCGGTCATATGGGCTGTCGCGCTCAGGGTCAATGAGGCAGTATTCCAGCGGACACGTGACGAGATAATCGAGGCGCTGCTTGCGGCCGACATTGAAACGAGACCAGGATTCTATCCGTTCAGCGTGTTACCGCTTTATCAAGCGCAACCTATGCCGATATGCGAGGAGATCGGAGCGCATGTATTGAGCCTTCCGTCATTTCCGCAGCTGACGGAAAAAGAGATCGGTCATATCTGCGATGTACTTATCGGCCTGAGGAAATAG
- a CDS encoding class I SAM-dependent methyltransferase, with the protein MIYKAITQCRICGNEALIPVVDLGEQYLTGVFPKQGESVERGPLAIVKCDEQKNGACGLLQLKHNYQLDKLYGQNYGYRSGLNRSMVDHLHAKVKKILSIVPVYPGDLVVDVGSNDSTLLQAYPKGGADLVGVDPTGAKFKDHYPAHIKLIPDFFPSPRFKDAYHGRKAKIITSISMFYDLESPLVFVESIRDNLADDGVWLFEQSYMPTMLDTNSYDTICHEHLEYYALKQIQWMAAKAGMKILDVEFNAVNGGSFSVMAAKKNSPHRENATAIAAVEADEKKRGLSTCTPYDAFCARIVQHREDMRVFLDGVKKSGKKIFGYGASTKGNVMLQYCNINASDLACIAEVNEDKFGTFTPGTAIPIISEKEARAMKPEYFMVLPWHFRDHILAKESAYRAAGGKFVFPLPRIEVV; encoded by the coding sequence ATGATCTATAAAGCCATCACACAATGCAGGATCTGCGGGAATGAAGCACTGATCCCCGTCGTGGATCTCGGAGAGCAATACCTCACCGGGGTATTCCCGAAACAGGGGGAGTCGGTCGAGCGCGGGCCGCTTGCCATCGTCAAGTGCGACGAACAAAAGAACGGCGCATGCGGGCTCCTTCAGCTAAAGCATAATTATCAGCTTGATAAACTGTACGGCCAGAATTACGGGTATCGCTCGGGGCTTAATCGGTCGATGGTCGATCATCTGCACGCGAAGGTCAAAAAGATACTGTCCATCGTTCCCGTCTACCCGGGGGACCTTGTCGTCGATGTGGGGAGCAATGACAGCACGCTCCTTCAAGCGTATCCGAAGGGAGGGGCCGATCTCGTCGGCGTTGACCCCACGGGCGCAAAGTTCAAAGATCATTATCCGGCGCATATCAAGCTCATACCCGATTTTTTTCCTTCGCCGCGGTTCAAAGACGCGTATCATGGGCGCAAGGCGAAGATCATCACATCCATCTCGATGTTCTATGATCTTGAATCGCCCCTTGTCTTCGTAGAAAGCATCCGTGACAATCTTGCGGATGACGGTGTGTGGTTATTCGAGCAGAGCTATATGCCCACAATGCTCGACACGAATTCATACGATACCATCTGCCATGAACACTTGGAATATTATGCACTGAAGCAGATACAATGGATGGCGGCAAAGGCCGGCATGAAGATACTCGATGTCGAATTCAATGCGGTGAACGGCGGAAGTTTTTCGGTAATGGCGGCAAAAAAGAACTCGCCGCACCGTGAGAATGCAACAGCGATCGCCGCCGTTGAAGCGGATGAAAAGAAGCGCGGGCTTTCCACGTGCACCCCGTATGACGCGTTCTGCGCACGGATAGTGCAGCACCGAGAGGACATGCGCGTGTTCCTTGATGGCGTGAAGAAAAGTGGCAAGAAGATATTCGGATACGGGGCATCGACGAAAGGGAATGTCATGCTTCAGTATTGTAACATCAATGCAAGCGATCTAGCCTGCATCGCCGAGGTCAATGAGGATAAATTCGGTACATTCACACCCGGGACCGCGATCCCCATCATCTCTGAGAAAGAAGCCCGAGCCATGAAGCCGGAATATTTCATGGTGCTGCCATGGCATTTTCGCGACCATATACTCGCCAAGGAATCAGCATACCGCGCAGCAGGCGGTAAATTCGTATTTCCGCTTCCGCGCATTGAAGTGGTGTGA
- a CDS encoding glycosyltransferase: MRIFYASDTTAIPGIASNVWRNNLYLPLVDLGHDVIEFAYDLTATFAHLDTAHHLQKAFIEKNRPVLSAELLRQIRAAHSAKPLDMFFSYFYDACITPEVVDEIKSMGIVTVNWFCNSSYQLRLVREIAPHYDWFLFPEKFRIKDYIAIGANPLYCQEAANPAIYKPYNAAKDLDVSFVGQAYGDRPSIIQTMRSAGVNVTVFGPGWNHHSNIIPASAYGGVLSDEDMVKVYSRSKVNVGFSTCGETQSLPQRILQIRLRDFEIPMSGGFYMVEYMEDLEEFFKIGTEIVCYRGTDDLIEKVKYYLAHESERERIRKAGYERAQSDHTWQKRLAAAFAVIAQNDRLAARLTMDDYKRWFFAMGQELPIDWELYEQTSRLFHSTYADAQAMAKEIAAIHASPYWKLANVIKKMAGVLAPQGSLRYAIAENIWNAMRSVRKNDAANRSSAHPLMRLGKSLFPRGTARRVVVLRGLKQFNKAIKAITLQETESEPWDRTHPLMSVIIPCFNYGKYIEEAVDSVLAQTWMDLEIIIVDDGSTDAHTRDVLSRLDRPKTRIIYQQNKKLPAARNNGIKTAAGKYICCLDADDILAPSYLEKCIVKMEYEHLDVCYSNLKMFGDDDAVWRTSDRFLVKTLMRANAATVASVFRRSVWEAVGGYNEHMVMGYEDWDFWLKLCEAGARGAKIDEDLFLYRKHGVSMIDESQKKHDIVFGMLKENHGMLFSDRSLANAIQRKQRAQYRVHNPNMNITAANKPPSTGTRGILFALPYCVKGGADTVLHTIAEHLSSNGFGLTIITTQPIEPGCTDTSGSYKTITRAIYDLHTLLAHEEMWRDFVLYLLETRQIKVIYIVGCEFMYHILPEIRTRFPDIAIVDQLYNDYGHITNNRKYSHLIDINIVENRTIERTLLERYHETKEKVLLIPNGVDADSFSPALFDRANVIATKFPYLKDKFVISFLGRFSEEKAPDQFVTIARSLSKEAEYAFLMGGEGPLADHIAALREKYGLHNRLHLPGFIDVKSALAVTDILVLPSRIDGRPNIVLEALSMGVPVVASRIGGVPEMIHDGENGILCDAEDTNGFINAIRSIMNDADRRTLMRACARALAVSELDVRTMLSSYRAVFERIITSKSRSN, from the coding sequence ATGAGGATATTCTACGCCTCCGATACGACCGCTATTCCCGGCATAGCGTCGAACGTCTGGCGGAACAATCTCTATCTTCCGCTCGTGGATCTCGGGCATGATGTGATCGAGTTCGCCTATGATCTCACAGCGACGTTCGCGCATCTTGACACCGCGCATCATCTGCAAAAGGCGTTCATCGAAAAGAATCGTCCAGTGCTGTCGGCAGAACTTCTGCGGCAGATCCGGGCAGCTCATTCGGCAAAGCCGCTTGATATGTTCTTCAGCTATTTCTACGATGCGTGCATAACGCCTGAAGTCGTAGATGAGATAAAATCCATGGGCATAGTGACCGTGAACTGGTTCTGCAACAGTTCGTACCAGCTCCGGCTCGTCCGGGAGATAGCGCCGCATTATGACTGGTTCCTGTTCCCGGAGAAATTCCGCATTAAAGACTATATAGCCATCGGGGCTAATCCCCTCTATTGTCAGGAAGCGGCAAACCCCGCCATCTATAAACCTTATAATGCCGCGAAGGACTTGGACGTTTCCTTCGTTGGTCAGGCATACGGCGATCGCCCTTCGATAATTCAAACGATGAGGTCGGCAGGGGTCAACGTAACGGTATTCGGTCCAGGATGGAACCATCATTCGAACATCATCCCGGCATCCGCTTATGGCGGCGTGCTCTCTGATGAAGATATGGTAAAAGTATACAGCCGTTCAAAGGTGAACGTCGGTTTCTCAACCTGCGGGGAGACGCAGAGCCTTCCACAGCGCATTCTGCAGATACGGCTCAGGGATTTTGAGATACCGATGAGCGGCGGGTTCTACATGGTGGAATACATGGAGGACCTGGAGGAATTCTTTAAGATCGGCACAGAGATCGTCTGCTACCGCGGAACCGACGATCTTATTGAAAAAGTGAAATACTACCTCGCCCATGAAAGCGAGCGAGAGCGGATCCGGAAGGCCGGATACGAACGCGCGCAGAGCGACCATACATGGCAGAAGCGTCTTGCCGCTGCCTTCGCCGTCATCGCCCAGAACGACAGGCTGGCAGCGCGGTTAACAATGGATGATTACAAGCGGTGGTTCTTCGCCATGGGGCAGGAATTGCCGATCGATTGGGAATTGTATGAACAGACAAGCCGGCTGTTCCATTCAACGTATGCCGATGCACAGGCAATGGCGAAAGAGATCGCGGCGATACATGCATCACCATACTGGAAGCTCGCGAACGTGATCAAGAAAATGGCAGGCGTGCTGGCGCCGCAGGGGAGTCTGCGGTATGCGATCGCAGAAAACATCTGGAATGCGATGCGATCGGTACGAAAGAACGATGCCGCGAACCGTTCCAGCGCCCACCCGCTGATGCGCTTGGGCAAATCGCTCTTCCCACGAGGCACTGCACGCCGCGTCGTGGTGCTGCGGGGGTTGAAACAGTTCAATAAGGCGATCAAAGCAATAACCTTACAAGAAACAGAGAGCGAGCCTTGGGACAGAACGCATCCATTGATGAGCGTTATCATCCCCTGCTTCAACTACGGCAAGTACATCGAGGAGGCGGTCGATTCCGTTCTCGCCCAGACGTGGATGGATCTTGAGATCATTATCGTCGACGACGGTTCGACCGATGCGCATACCCGTGATGTGCTCTCGCGGTTGGACCGTCCGAAAACAAGGATCATCTATCAGCAGAATAAAAAACTGCCGGCGGCCCGGAATAACGGAATAAAAACTGCTGCCGGAAAATATATCTGCTGCCTTGACGCAGATGACATCCTTGCGCCGAGTTATCTTGAAAAATGCATCGTGAAGATGGAGTACGAACATCTTGATGTATGCTATTCGAACCTCAAAATGTTCGGCGACGATGATGCCGTCTGGCGGACAAGCGACCGTTTCCTGGTAAAGACCCTCATGCGTGCGAATGCGGCGACCGTTGCATCGGTATTTCGCCGCAGCGTATGGGAGGCGGTCGGCGGGTATAATGAGCATATGGTCATGGGGTATGAGGATTGGGACTTCTGGCTGAAGTTATGCGAAGCAGGTGCACGGGGGGCGAAGATCGACGAGGACCTTTTTCTCTACCGCAAGCACGGCGTATCGATGATCGATGAATCCCAGAAAAAGCACGATATCGTTTTCGGCATGCTCAAGGAGAATCATGGGATGCTTTTCAGCGACCGTTCCTTGGCAAATGCGATACAGAGGAAGCAGCGCGCGCAGTACCGAGTGCATAATCCCAATATGAATATCACGGCGGCGAATAAGCCGCCGAGCACCGGCACACGGGGAATATTGTTCGCGCTTCCCTACTGCGTCAAAGGCGGTGCAGATACCGTTCTCCATACGATCGCAGAGCATCTTTCGTCGAACGGGTTTGGGCTTACTATCATCACCACTCAACCGATCGAACCCGGCTGTACCGATACGAGCGGTTCTTACAAGACGATAACCCGCGCGATCTATGACCTTCATACACTGCTTGCGCACGAGGAGATGTGGCGGGATTTCGTGCTGTACCTCCTTGAGACACGGCAGATCAAAGTGATCTATATCGTTGGGTGCGAGTTCATGTATCATATCCTTCCCGAGATCAGAACGCGCTTCCCCGATATCGCCATTGTCGACCAGCTCTACAATGACTACGGACATATAACGAACAACCGGAAATACTCTCATCTGATCGATATAAACATCGTTGAGAACAGGACGATAGAGCGAACGCTCCTTGAACGGTATCATGAGACCAAAGAGAAGGTGCTCCTTATTCCCAATGGCGTTGATGCCGATTCGTTTTCCCCGGCTTTGTTCGATCGAGCGAATGTCATCGCAACGAAGTTCCCCTACCTGAAGGATAAATTCGTCATCTCATTCTTAGGGCGATTTTCAGAAGAGAAAGCCCCTGATCAATTCGTCACGATCGCGCGGAGCCTTTCGAAAGAAGCGGAATACGCATTCCTCATGGGCGGCGAAGGCCCGCTCGCAGATCATATCGCAGCGCTGAGAGAGAAATATGGCCTGCATAATCGGCTGCATCTGCCCGGGTTCATCGATGTAAAAAGCGCACTTGCAGTCACCGATATATTGGTGCTTCCATCGCGTATAGACGGCAGACCGAATATCGTGCTTGAAGCGCTCTCCATGGGGGTTCCCGTCGTCGCATCGCGCATTGGCGGTGTACCGGAAATGATCCATGACGGTGAGAACGGCATTCTCTGCGATGCAGAAGACACAAATGGTTTCATCAATGCGATACGCTCCATCATGAACGATGCGGATCGGCGCACTTTGATGCGTGCATGCGCAAGAGCGCTGGCGGTATCCGAGCTTGATGTCCGCACCATGCTTTCCTCGTACAGGGCAGTATTCGAACGGATCATCACATCAAAATCCCGTTCCAATTGA
- a CDS encoding glycosyltransferase family 2 protein: MKNTFVSVIVPCYNERGNILPLISAIHHELSFCRHEIIVVDDNSPDGTYALVTSKRLPYVKAICRPRDPSLARSIRTGLEAARGNIFIAMDSDFNHDPGYIPHMVMNLEHYDCVSASRFVYGGKMESRFRHVASWFFNIFVRLVTRKFVTDSLYGYWAIKKKVIERIPYGRVFWGYGDYCIRLMYYLQEEGASILQFPAVNGRRKSGTGNSRFLKTLIQYTAETLKLAFGIFPREQ, from the coding sequence ATGAAGAACACATTCGTCTCAGTGATAGTACCCTGCTATAATGAACGAGGGAACATCCTCCCCCTGATCTCGGCGATCCACCATGAGCTCTCGTTCTGCCGGCACGAGATCATCGTGGTCGATGATAATAGTCCTGATGGGACCTACGCCCTTGTGACAAGTAAACGGCTGCCGTATGTGAAGGCCATCTGCCGTCCGCGCGACCCGAGCCTGGCAAGATCCATTCGGACCGGGCTTGAAGCCGCACGCGGGAATATCTTCATCGCAATGGACAGCGATTTCAATCATGATCCCGGATACATACCGCATATGGTGATGAACCTCGAGCATTATGACTGCGTTTCCGCCTCGCGGTTCGTCTACGGCGGAAAGATGGAGAGCCGTTTCCGGCATGTCGCGAGCTGGTTTTTCAATATTTTTGTACGTCTTGTTACGAGAAAATTCGTTACCGACAGCTTATACGGGTACTGGGCGATCAAAAAGAAGGTGATCGAACGTATTCCGTATGGGCGCGTTTTTTGGGGATACGGGGATTACTGCATACGTCTCATGTATTATCTGCAGGAAGAGGGCGCGAGCATACTTCAATTCCCTGCGGTCAATGGAAGGAGAAAATCCGGCACCGGGAACAGCAGATTCCTGAAAACGCTCATCCAGTACACCGCTGAAACATTGAAGCTTGCATTCGGGATATTTCCCCGCGAACAATGA
- a CDS encoding class I SAM-dependent methyltransferase — translation MVFKNKQRLFYRYLCEAPLPLVIERSFECAILREKDFSRPILDIGCGDGIFSHILFDETIDVGIDPNAVELARAKRFGTYREYIHCFGNKVPKPKGYFKTIFTNSVLEHIPDLDGVLKECNRLLAPGGRMYITVPTDMFDRYSMVYVLLSALRLRGLAEKYRRFFNRFWQHHHFYNAAGWEKLFKRNGFKVADTREYNSKAICLLNDMLAPLSICSFLSRRIFKRWFFVPVLRRLTAVPLTWLFKRTAENDMRRHDCDCGLIFFEIRKAKAK, via the coding sequence ATGGTATTCAAGAACAAGCAGCGGCTATTCTATCGCTACCTCTGCGAGGCTCCATTGCCGCTTGTCATTGAGCGTTCGTTCGAGTGTGCCATTCTCAGAGAGAAGGATTTTTCCCGGCCAATACTTGATATCGGCTGCGGCGACGGGATATTCTCGCATATTCTTTTCGACGAGACGATCGATGTCGGCATCGATCCGAATGCCGTGGAACTTGCACGGGCAAAGCGTTTCGGCACCTATCGCGAATATATACATTGTTTTGGGAATAAAGTACCGAAACCAAAAGGGTATTTCAAGACCATCTTCACGAACAGTGTTCTCGAACATATTCCCGATCTCGATGGGGTGCTGAAGGAATGCAATCGACTGCTCGCCCCGGGGGGACGGATGTATATCACCGTGCCGACGGACATGTTCGATCGTTACAGCATGGTATATGTCTTGCTTTCAGCACTGCGGCTGCGCGGACTTGCCGAGAAGTATCGCCGCTTTTTCAATCGTTTCTGGCAGCATCATCACTTTTATAACGCTGCCGGATGGGAAAAGCTTTTCAAACGGAACGGCTTTAAAGTCGCCGACACACGGGAATATAATTCGAAAGCGATATGTCTGCTCAATGACATGCTTGCGCCGCTCAGTATCTGTTCATTTCTTTCGAGGAGGATATTCAAACGATGGTTCTTCGTTCCAGTGCTGCGGCGGCTTACGGCGGTGCCGCTTACATGGCTTTTCAAACGGACGGCTGAAAATGATATGCGCCGGCATGACTGCGATTGCGGTCTCATCTTTTTTGAGATCCGAAAAGCAAAGGCGAAATAA